One region of Callithrix jacchus isolate 240 chromosome 16, calJac240_pri, whole genome shotgun sequence genomic DNA includes:
- the LOC118148345 gene encoding uncharacterized protein LOC118148345, whose translation MGIIRHIISVGAGSSPGNLPRNTAPLPRAPGSKACGATSRLRICSEARKSVPLEPISPVRNAFRPAASPRQTPSGVPASGAAGDSSREAPRRPVTVSPGRPPAADARGQEDWAWGGSHAPPRPPLPGRRPRLGPVGDPEQPEALPPKPAPAPGSRWTREGAPLPQDFRIHFCPRDTRKGYGRARAPRVASGSRPCPPAPGRKLLRCPPVPLSPQSCGEGRRARRPISQQRRQQPEEARGRVPPTRPGASVPGRRRRRGGVLTAAFPNSSSAVVARRLLPGTSAATANSPSRSPRFPRFLLPLLPPAPCRPAPPRRAARVLCVMASRPPCPLRVTRNEVVSSRAFVPAREPPRCTRAAPTAAPHACAWLGGLRLECAGRWGQCFSARLSVAPRASPPRTGRGGWSGA comes from the coding sequence GAGCTGGTAGCAGTCCCGGGAACCTTCCCCGGAACACAGCTCCCCTCCCTAGGGCCCCAGGCAGCAAGGCTTGTGGGGCGACGTCCCGGCTCCGAATTTGCAGCGAGGCCCGGAAATCGGTCCCGTTAGAGCCGATTTCACCCGTCAGGAATGCGTTCCGCCCCGCCGCCTCCCCGCGGCAGACGCCCTCGGGTGTCCCCGCTTCAGGGGCGGCGGGGGACAGCTCGAGGGAAGCGCCGCGTCGGCCCGTCACAGTATCTCCGGGCAGGCCGCCGGCCGCAGACGCCCGGGGCCAGGAGGACTGGGCTTGGGGCGGATCCCACGCTCCGCCTCGGCCCCCGCTGCCCGGGAGACGCCCGCGCCTGGGCCCGGTAGGGGACCCGGAGCAGCCCGAGGCCTTACCCCCTAAGCCTGCCCCGGCCCCCGGCTCCCGTTGGACACGGGAGGGGGCGCCTTTGCCACAGGACTTCCGAATCCATTTCTGTCCCAGGGATACGCGCAAGGGCTACGGCCGGGCCAGAGCTCCCCGGGTCGCAAGCGGGAGCCGCCCCTGCCCTCCCGCTCCGGGGCGCAAGCTCCTCCGGTGCCCGCCCGTACCTTTAAGTCCTCAGAGCTGCGGCGAAGGGCGGAGGGCGCGCAGGCCCATCTCCCAGCAGCGGCGACAGCAGCCCGAGGAAGCGCGGGGGAGGGTCCCTCCGACGCGCCCAGGCGCCTCTGTACCGGGGCGGCGACGACGGAGGGGAGGGGTCCTGACGGCCGCTTTCCCGAACTCCTCCTCTGCAGTTGTGGCTCGACGACTGCTCCCGGGAACCAGCGCCGCAACTGCCAACTCCCCCTCCCGCAGCCCCCGCTTTCCCcgcttcctcctcccactccttccTCCCGCCCCctgccgccccgccccgccccggcgCGCCGCCCGCGTGCTCTGCGTCATGGCGTCACGCCCACCGTGCCCGCTGCGGGTGACTCGAAACGAGGTCGTTTCCTCACGCGCGTTTGTTCCCGCGCGGGAGCCGCCCCGCTGCACCCGAGCGGCCCCTACTGCGGCCCCCCACGCCTGTGCCTGGCTCGGGGGACTTCGCCTTGAGTGCGCCGGGCGCTGGGGCCAGTGTTTCTCTGCCCGCCTCTCCGTGGCCCCGAGAGCGTCTCCTCCCAGGACAGGTCGGGGTGGCTGGAGCGGCGCCTGA